The genomic interval CCAGCAGCGTCATCGAGCGGTCCCAGACCGAGCGATCCGGCCAGTCATGCGCGATGGCCAGGACCGTCCCGAAGCCACCAACGGCGTGGTAGAGCGCCCGCAGCTTGCGGGCGACCTCGTCCGGATCCCCGACGATCCAGGTGGTGTCGAGCAGGTACTCCGGGGTGACCTCGTCGTCCGTCATGTCCGGATCCTGCTTGTACATGTTGAGCCGGCCCGGCGTCTTGCGGGCGTTCCGCAGGAAGTACTCGCGGAAGTCCCGCCCGATCGCGCCGTTCAGCGCCTCGTCGCGGGCCTGCTCCGTCGTCTCGGCGACGTGGATGTCGCGGGCGATGCGCCATGTCGTCCGGTCCGCCGTCTTGCCTGACGATGTTGCCCCGGCCTCGATCTGGTCCCAGTGGGTCGCCAGCACCCGCGAGGGGATCAGGTTGATGCTCATCGGGATCCAGCCGCGCTCGCCGGCCAGGGTCAGCGTCTCGGAGCGCTCGGAGACGCCGGCCACGGCGATGGGCGGGTGCGGCTGCTGGTACGGTCGGAAGTAGACGTGCTTGCCGATGCTCAGGTCTGGCGTCGGGACGGTGAACCGCCAGTTGTGCTGCTCGTAGAGGCCCGGCTCGGCCTGCCCGGTCCAGAGTTTGACCACGAGGTCTACGGCATCCAGCGTCAGGATGCGATGCTTGCCGCTCCTCGGATCGATGCCGACCATCTCCAGGTCGCCGACGAAGGAGCCGGTCCCGATGCCCCAGATGAACCGCCCGCGCGCCAGCTGATCGAGCTGCGCGATGCGGTGGGCCAGCACGAACGGGCTGTGGTTTGGCATGCAGGAGACGCCCGTCCCGAAGACGATCTGCTTCGTGCGCTGGAGGGCGGCGGCGATGAACTGGTCCGGGGCCGGGATGTTCTCCCACTCCGCCGTGAAGTGCTCGCCGACCCACGC from Chloroflexota bacterium carries:
- a CDS encoding LLM class flavin-dependent oxidoreductase; its protein translation is GYFMMPLHPLGSDVAETLELDLSQVERCDALGYCEAWVGEHFTAEWENIPAPDQFIAAALQRTKQIVFGTGVSCMPNHSPFVLAHRIAQLDQLARGRFIWGIGTGSFVGDLEMVGIDPRSGKHRILTLDAVDLVVKLWTGQAEPGLYEQHNWRFTVPTPDLSIGKHVYFRPYQQPHPPIAVAGVSERSETLTLAGERGWIPMSINLIPSRVLATHWDQIEAGATSSGKTADRTTWRIARDIHVAETTEQARDEALNGAIGRDFREYFLRNARKTPGRLNMYKQDPDMTDDEVTPEYLLDTTWIVGDPDEVARKLRALYHAVGGFGTVLAIAHDWPDRSVWDRSMTLLAERVLPQLADLT